The following proteins are encoded in a genomic region of Ornithodoros turicata isolate Travis chromosome 6, ASM3712646v1, whole genome shotgun sequence:
- the LOC135398024 gene encoding uncharacterized protein LOC135398024, which produces MRSHPDVDTSFLPFFQTDSAFRGIVKRFMLLASVHDQGVEDLRQYLMSHFHDMLAILRAQRIPFRFCICSDVLMVKETRGEITAHIAHFMAFAREVHSDGAIADTLIDAIQESTGRVENYQREGSGFVFADVQNVQICISAVKTKKFGCKGTLPDHLAKRRNVLTNIHLPARKEGECFKYNTLALLHPQERNSWKKCEKHAAEYWWPSRFPVSYSDLDEFEEKNQISVYVYEYVDQGVHVSRSPKLEYEKKIHLLAIDEHFFGIKSLERLLTTRSNHFVCESCTRSFVKEESMAKHRRLCADVNEIILEFCEPGKNFVEFTNIQYRQQYNYIVALDTESVLAPSGVGMQRHVTSRFCVVLVRTHDSKVMRIRAHHGEDSARQCVRALMEMQDEMIALNACPAQMVLNDEQRARHEAATHCAYCGREFAQDLPRVRHHDHSKRCTVGETNYISTLCNPCNLACTTREKLPIMVHNLAYDLAGLLREFHLLGWKRAPFIVAGSMEKIRSFEIGTFLFRDTMQYLNSSLGELVETVKSMGGAETFQCLKQVFGDDYEILLRKAVFPYSHVRSFAVYD; this is translated from the coding sequence atgcgatcgcaccccgacgtggatacatccttcctgcccttcttccagactgactctgcatttagaggtatcgtcaaaagattcatgctattggcatctgttcacgatcagggagtagaggatttgcgacagtatttaatgagtcactttcacgatatgctcgctatattgagagcgcaaagaataccctttaggttttgcatttgttccgatgtTTTAATGGTAAAGGAGACTCGTGGGGAgataaccgcgcacatagcccactttatggcgtttgctcgcgaagtccacagcgacggagccatcGCGGATACCCTGATAGAcgcgattcaggagtccactgggcgcgtcgaaaattatcagcgggaagggagtgggttcgtgttcgccgacgtccaaaacgttcaaatatgcatttccgcagtgaaaactaaaaaattcggatgcaaagggacacttcccgatcatttggctaagcgcaggaacgtgctaacgaatattcatttaccggcacgtaaggagggtgagtgttttaaatacaatacgctcgccctcctgcacccgcaggaaaggaattcatggaaaaaatgtgaaaaacacgcagcggagtactggtggcctagccgcttccccgtttcctactccgatctggacgaattcgaagagaaaaaccagatatccgtgtacgtatacgagtacgtcgatcagggagtgcacgtgtcgcgatccccaaaactcgagtatgaaaagaaaattcacttattggctatagatgaacattttttcggaatcaagtccctcgaacgcttgttgacaaccagaagtaaccatttcgtatgcgagagttgcacgcgctctttcgtgaaggaagagagcatggcgaaacatcgtcgcctgtgcgcggacgtaaacgaaatcatattggaattttgcgaaccgggcaaaaactttgtagaatttactaacaTACAGTACAGGCAACAGTACAACTAcatcgtcgcgttggacacggagagcgtactcgcgcccagtggtgttggcatgcagcgtcacgtcacctcgcgCTTCTGTGTCGTGCTCGTGCGCActcacgactcgaaggtgatgcgcatcagggcgcaccacggtgaagattccgcgaggcagtgcgtcagagctttgatggaaatgcaggacgagatgatcgccctgaacgcctgccccgcgcaaatggtgctgaatgacgagcaacgagcgcggcacgaagctgccacccactgcgcgtactgcgggcgggagttcgcgcaagatctaccgcgtgtccggcaccacgaccattccaagcgttgtactgtcggcgagacaaattacatctcgacgctgtgcaacccctgtaacttggcgtgcacgacgcgggaaaaactgcccatcatggtgcacaatctggcctacgatttggccggactgttgcgggaatttcaccttctcgggtggaagcgagctcccttcatcgtggccggttccatggaaaaaatccgatcgttcgaaattggcaccttcctattcagagataccatgcagtacctaaattcgtcgctgggagagctcgtggaaaccgtcaaatccatggggggcgcagagacgttccaatgcctgaagcaggtatttggagacgactacgaaattttgcttcgtaaagctgtattcccgtacagccacgttaggtcgttcgcggtctacgactaa